A stretch of the Poseidonibacter parvus genome encodes the following:
- a CDS encoding VF530 family DNA-binding protein codes for MAGNNENNPLHGIKLEMILNELVDEFGWEELDRRIKINCFYNNPSIKSSLKFLRKTPWARTKVENLYIKTFKS; via the coding sequence ATGGCTGGGAATAATGAGAATAATCCATTACATGGAATTAAATTAGAAATGATATTAAATGAACTTGTTGATGAATTTGGTTGGGAAGAATTAGATAGAAGAATAAAAATTAATTGTTTTTATAATAACCCTTCAATTAAATCAAGTTTAAAGTTTTTAAGAAAAACTCCATGGGCAAGAACGAAGGTCGAAAACTTGTATATTAAGACGTTTAAATCATAG